From Rutidosis leptorrhynchoides isolate AG116_Rl617_1_P2 chromosome 3, CSIRO_AGI_Rlap_v1, whole genome shotgun sequence, a single genomic window includes:
- the LOC139902749 gene encoding uncharacterized protein, whose protein sequence is MLQADLCRDIRCFFNTGTLPNGANSAFFHSSRKLKTRCLFSSLDRSRWSVSFYKIVAKILTNRLLVVINKIVSPGRSAFISGRQILDGPIMLSEIMSWFKKTKRKMLLFKVNFEKEYDSVDYWLSQYGSNLGVEDYEVDSFANAVGCRTRSFPTTYLGVPIGANMNLLKKWESLINKYKARLSSWKASLISSGGRLTLIKSVMGSLGIYFMSLFKCPETILKQLEAIRARFFWGGNASNKEMAWVKWKSILASFEKGGLNVGSLKAFTITLLQK, encoded by the exons ATGTTACAAGCTGATTTATGTAGAGATATTCGTTGTTTTTTCAACACGGGTACACTTCCAAACGGGGCGAATTCAGCCTTTTTTCACTCATCCCGAAAGTTAAAAACCCGGTGCTTATTTTCAAGTTTAGACCGATCTCGTTGGTCGGTTTCTTTTTACAAGATTGTCGCTAAGATTCTCACTAACAGGTTACTTGTTGTCATTAATAAAATTGTTAGTCCTGGTCGGTCTGCTTTTATTTCAGGTCGTCAGATTCTCGATGGCCCGATTATGCTTAGTGAGATTATGTCTTGGTTCAAGAAGACCAAAAGGAAGATGCTTTTATTCAAAGTGAACTTCGAGAAGGAGTACGATTCT GTGGATTATTGGTTGTCTCAGTACGGCTCGAACCTCG GGGTCGAAGATTATGAGGTTGATTCTTTTGCCAATGCGGTTGGTTGTCGTACACGATCGTTTCCGACTACTTATCTTGGTGTTCCGATTGGTGCTAATATGAATTTATTAAAAAAATGGGAGtctcttattaataaatataaagctAGACTTTCATCTTGGAAAGCTAGTTTGATTTCGTCAGGAGGTAGATTAACACTCATCAAATCGGTAATGGGTAGTCTTGGCATTTATTTTATGTCTTTATTTAAATGCCCCGAAACTATTTTGAAACAATTGGAGGCCATTCGTGCTAGATTCTTTTGGGGAGGTAATGCTTCTAATAAGGAAATGGCATGGGTCAAGTGGAAGTCTATTTTAGCATCCTTCGAAAAAGGGGGGTTGAACGTTGGTAGTTTGAAAGCGTTTACTATTACCCTTCTTCAGAAATAG